The proteins below are encoded in one region of Hordeum vulgare subsp. vulgare chromosome 3H, MorexV3_pseudomolecules_assembly, whole genome shotgun sequence:
- the LOC123442090 gene encoding carbonyl reductase [NADPH] 2-like, which produces MSPSSGSHVDVDEWVFLVGTIAAIPLCALKLASRGFSLEMYATVPRRRPTPPHPGLDLAARDEAAVGVALVAAWRCFGDGGLDALVNCSSYDGEVQDCLSVSEDEYKKTMKVNVITPWLLIKAMAKRFRDAQSGGSVVCLTQIIGAERGLYPGAAAYGTSLGAVHQLVRLSAMELSKHKIRVNAVCHGLHLGDKFPVSVGEEKAEKATGEEMPLRRWLDPDKDLASTVLYLVGDEGSANS; this is translated from the exons ATGTCGCCGTCGTCTGGGTCCCACGTCGACGTGGATGAGTG GGTATTCCTGGTAGGCACAATTGCTGCAATTCCATTGTGTGCCCTTAAGCTCGCTTCTAGGGGCTTTTCACTTGAAATGTACGCTA CAGTTCCTCGCCGCCGCCCGACTCCTCCTCATCCCGGTCTGGACCTCGCAGCCCGCGACGAGGCGGCCGTCGGCGTCGCGCTGGTCGCGGCCTGGCGCTGCTTCGGGGATGGCGGACTCGACGCCCTCGTCAACTGCTCCTCCTACGACG GGGAAGTGCAAGACTGCCTCAGCGTATCTgaagatgagtacaagaagaccatgAAAGTCAATGTAATCACACCTTGGCTTCTGATAAAGGCGATGGCGAAGCGGTTCCGGGACGCGCAGTCCGGCGGTTCCGTCGTGTGCTTGACCCAGATCATCGGCGCCGAGAGAGGATTGTATCCAGGGGCTGCAGCATACGGCACGAGTTTAGGCGCTGTTCATCAGCTCGTCAGA CTGTCGGCGATGGAGCTCAGCAAGCACAAGATCAGGGTGAACGCCGTCTGCCACGGCCTGCACCTGGGGGACAAGTTCCCTGTCTCTGTTGGGGAGGAGAAGGCCGAGAAGGCGACCGGGGAGGAGATGCCGCTGCGGCGGTGGCTGGACCCGGACAAGGACCTGGCGTCCACGGTGCTGTACCTGGTCGGCGACGAAGGGA GCGCCAATAGTTGA